The Pseudomonas parafulva genome window below encodes:
- the pdxY gene encoding pyridoxal kinase PdxY: protein MKRTPHLLAIQSHVVFGHAGNSAAVLPMQRIGVNVWPLNTVQFSNHTQYGQWAGEVLAPAQIPALVEGICNIGELGNCDAVLSGYLGSAEQGRAILAGVQRIKAVNPRALYLCDPVMGHPEKGCIVPQEVSDFLLDQAAAAADILCPNQLELDSFCGRRAQSLEDCVAMARSLLARGPQVVLVKHLAYPGRADDAFEMLLVTREQSWHLRRPLLAFPRQPVGVGDLTSGLFLARVLLGDTWVQAFEFTAAAVHEVLLETQACASYELQLVRAQDRIAHPRVRFEAQALER from the coding sequence ATGAAACGTACGCCGCACTTGCTCGCCATCCAGTCCCATGTGGTTTTTGGACATGCCGGAAACAGCGCTGCGGTGTTACCCATGCAGCGCATTGGCGTGAATGTCTGGCCGCTCAATACCGTGCAATTCTCCAACCACACTCAGTATGGTCAGTGGGCAGGAGAAGTGCTCGCGCCTGCGCAAATTCCCGCGTTGGTGGAAGGCATTTGCAACATCGGTGAGCTGGGCAATTGCGATGCGGTGCTCTCCGGTTACCTGGGGAGCGCCGAGCAGGGCCGGGCCATCCTTGCAGGGGTGCAGCGGATCAAGGCGGTGAATCCGCGCGCGCTGTATCTGTGCGACCCGGTCATGGGTCACCCTGAAAAGGGCTGTATCGTGCCGCAGGAGGTCAGCGACTTCCTGCTCGACCAAGCGGCGGCGGCAGCCGACATCCTGTGCCCGAACCAGCTGGAGCTGGACAGTTTCTGCGGGCGCCGCGCGCAGTCGCTGGAAGACTGCGTGGCCATGGCGCGTAGCCTGCTGGCGCGTGGGCCACAAGTGGTGCTGGTCAAGCACCTGGCCTACCCAGGGCGTGCCGACGATGCCTTCGAAATGCTGCTGGTGACGCGTGAGCAGAGCTGGCACCTGCGTCGGCCACTGCTGGCATTCCCGCGTCAGCCGGTTGGGGTCGGCGATCTCACCTCAGGGCTGTTCCTGGCGCGCGTGCTGCTCGGCGACACCTGGGTACAGGCGTTCGAGTTCACCGCAGCGGCTGTGCACGAGGTGTTGCTGGAAACCCAGGCCTGCGCCAGCTACGAGCTGCAACTGGTGCGCGCTCAGGACCGCATTGCGCACCCACGGGTACGCTTCGAGGCGCAGGCACTCGAGCGGTAG
- the cfaB gene encoding C17 cyclopropane fatty acid synthase CfaB, with protein sequence MLAQLPPALQSLHLPLRLKLWDGNEFDLGPSPQVTILVKEPQLIAQLTHPSMDELGTAFVEGKLELEGDIGEVIRVCDELSEALLHDETDVNPVRTAHDKDTDAEAISYHYDLSNAFYQLWLDPDMVYSCAYFKEPDNTLAQAQQDKFDHLCRKLRLQAGDYLLDVGCGWGGLARFAAREYGAKVFGITLSKEQLALGRQRVEDEGLADKIDLQILDYRDLPQDGRFDKAVSVGMFEHVGHANLELYCQRLFGAVREGGLVMNHGITAKHVDGRPVGRGAGEFIDRYVFPHGELPHISMITARICEAGLEVVDVESLRLHYAKTLNHWSENLENQLHRAAALVPEKTLRIWRLYLAGCAYAFTKGWINLHQILAVKPYADGHHDLPWTREDLYR encoded by the coding sequence ATGCTTGCGCAACTTCCGCCAGCCTTGCAGAGCCTGCACTTGCCTCTGCGTCTTAAGCTCTGGGACGGCAATGAGTTCGATCTGGGGCCCAGTCCCCAAGTCACCATCCTGGTCAAGGAACCGCAGTTGATCGCTCAGCTCACCCATCCGAGCATGGATGAACTGGGCACTGCGTTCGTCGAGGGCAAGCTGGAGCTCGAAGGCGACATCGGCGAAGTCATCCGCGTGTGCGACGAGCTCAGCGAGGCCTTGCTCCACGACGAAACCGACGTCAACCCCGTGCGCACCGCGCACGACAAGGACACCGACGCCGAAGCCATTTCCTACCACTACGACCTGTCCAACGCGTTCTATCAGCTGTGGCTCGACCCGGACATGGTGTACTCCTGCGCCTACTTCAAGGAACCGGACAACACCCTGGCCCAGGCGCAGCAGGACAAGTTCGACCATCTGTGCCGCAAGCTGCGATTGCAGGCTGGCGACTACCTGCTGGATGTGGGGTGCGGCTGGGGCGGGCTGGCGCGCTTCGCCGCCCGTGAGTATGGGGCCAAGGTGTTCGGTATCACGCTCAGCAAGGAGCAGCTCGCCTTGGGACGTCAGCGGGTCGAAGACGAGGGGCTGGCCGACAAGATCGATCTGCAGATCCTCGACTACCGCGATCTGCCCCAGGATGGGCGCTTCGACAAGGCGGTGAGTGTCGGCATGTTCGAGCACGTGGGTCATGCCAATCTCGAGCTGTACTGTCAGCGGCTGTTCGGGGCCGTGCGCGAGGGTGGCCTGGTGATGAACCACGGCATCACGGCCAAGCATGTGGACGGCCGCCCGGTCGGACGCGGGGCAGGGGAGTTCATCGATCGCTACGTTTTCCCCCATGGCGAACTGCCCCACATTTCAATGATTACGGCGCGTATCTGCGAAGCGGGACTTGAAGTGGTGGATGTGGAGAGCCTGCGCCTGCACTACGCCAAGACCCTCAATCACTGGAGCGAGAACCTGGAGAATCAGCTGCACCGCGCGGCAGCGCTGGTGCCGGAGAAGACGCTGCGAATCTGGCGCCTGTACCTGGCCGGATGTGCTTACGCCTTCACCAAGGGCTGGATCAACCTGCATCAGATTCTCGCGGTCAAGCCCTATGCGGACGGTCACCATGACCTGCCGTGGACGCGCGAAGACCTCTATCGTTGA
- the zigA gene encoding zinc metallochaperone GTPase ZigA, whose product MSDRLPVTVLSGFLGAGKSTLLNHVLRNRDNLRVAVIVNDMSEINIDASEVQRNVSLNRAEEKLVEMSNGCICCTLREDLLEEVARLADEGRFDYLLIESTGISEPLPVAETFTFRDEQGRSLSDMARLDTMVTVVDGLNFLRDYQAAESLASRGETLGEEDERSISDLLIEQIEFADVLLLSKIDLISQADRDELTAILRSLNARAQIVPMVMGEVPLSRILDTGLFDFDQAAQAPGWLQELRGEHVPETEEYGIAATTWQARKPFHPQRFFDFIHNTWSNGRLLRSKGFFWLASKYQEAGSWSQAGGMMRHGLAGRWWRFVPREQWPQDEDNRQAILKQWTVETGDCRQELVFIGQNIDFVRLSTELEACLLTDEEMEQGPMAWLRLPDPFGPWYEEAAA is encoded by the coding sequence ATGTCCGACCGTCTTCCCGTCACCGTGCTGTCCGGCTTCCTGGGGGCCGGCAAGAGCACGCTGCTCAATCATGTCTTGCGTAATCGCGACAACCTGCGGGTCGCGGTCATCGTCAACGACATGAGCGAGATCAACATCGATGCCAGCGAGGTCCAGCGTAACGTCAGCCTCAATCGCGCCGAGGAAAAGCTCGTCGAGATGAGCAATGGTTGCATCTGTTGCACCCTGCGCGAAGACCTGCTGGAGGAAGTCGCCCGCTTGGCCGACGAAGGGCGTTTCGATTACCTGCTGATCGAGTCCACCGGCATCTCCGAGCCGTTGCCGGTGGCCGAGACCTTCACCTTCCGCGACGAGCAAGGTCGCAGCCTGTCCGATATGGCCCGGCTGGACACCATGGTCACGGTGGTCGATGGTCTGAACTTCCTGCGCGACTATCAGGCTGCCGAAAGCCTGGCCAGCCGGGGCGAAACCCTGGGCGAGGAAGACGAACGCTCGATCAGCGACTTGTTGATCGAGCAGATCGAGTTCGCCGATGTGCTGCTGCTGAGCAAGATCGACTTGATCAGTCAGGCGGACCGTGACGAGCTCACCGCGATTCTGCGCAGCCTCAATGCCCGGGCGCAGATCGTACCGATGGTCATGGGAGAGGTGCCGCTGTCGCGCATCCTCGACACCGGGCTGTTCGACTTCGACCAAGCCGCACAGGCACCGGGGTGGCTTCAGGAGTTGCGCGGAGAGCACGTGCCCGAGACCGAGGAATACGGTATTGCCGCGACCACCTGGCAAGCGCGCAAACCGTTTCATCCACAGCGCTTTTTCGACTTTATCCACAACACGTGGAGCAACGGGCGGCTGCTGCGCTCCAAAGGATTCTTCTGGCTGGCCAGCAAGTACCAAGAAGCCGGCAGTTGGTCCCAGGCCGGCGGCATGATGCGCCATGGCTTGGCCGGTCGTTGGTGGCGCTTCGTGCCACGCGAGCAATGGCCTCAGGACGAAGACAATCGCCAGGCGATCCTCAAGCAATGGACCGTGGAGACCGGTGACTGTCGCCAAGAGCTGGTCTTCATCGGACAGAACATCGACTTCGTCCGGTTATCCACAGAACTCGAGGCCTGCCTGCTGACGGATGAGGAGATGGAGCAAGGGCCGATGGCCTGGCTGCGCCTGCCCGATCCCTTCGGCCCATGGTACGAAGAGGCGGCTGCCTGA
- a CDS encoding acyl-CoA thioesterase, whose protein sequence is MEPGNAQLTMTVLMTPDMANFSGNVHGGTLLKYLDEVAYACASRYAGTYVVTLSVDQVIFREPVHVGELVTFLASVNYTGNTSMEVGIKVVTENIRERSVRHSNSCFFTMVAVDDNRRPVQVPARQPQSSEEKRRFLQGQQRRQIRQELEKRYQDLKTE, encoded by the coding sequence ATGGAACCCGGCAACGCCCAGCTGACCATGACCGTCCTGATGACGCCGGACATGGCCAACTTCTCTGGCAACGTACATGGCGGCACACTGCTGAAATACCTGGACGAAGTGGCGTATGCCTGCGCCAGCCGTTATGCCGGCACCTATGTGGTGACCCTGTCGGTGGACCAGGTGATTTTTCGCGAACCGGTGCACGTCGGCGAGCTGGTGACCTTCCTCGCCTCGGTCAACTACACCGGCAACACCTCCATGGAGGTGGGCATCAAGGTGGTGACCGAGAACATCCGCGAGCGCTCGGTGCGTCACTCAAATAGCTGTTTCTTCACCATGGTGGCCGTGGACGACAATCGCCGTCCGGTGCAAGTCCCCGCACGCCAGCCGCAAAGCAGCGAAGAAAAGCGCCGGTTCCTGCAGGGTCAGCAGCGCCGGCAGATCCGCCAAGAGCTGGAGAAGCGCTATCAGGATTTGAAGACCGAGTGA
- a CDS encoding cation:proton antiporter: MHAISFIQDLAVIMLVAGVVTILFHRLRQPVVLGYIVAGFIIGPHTPPFGLIHDEDTIKTLAELGVIFLMFCLGLEFSLRKLFKVGATAFIAAFLEIVLMIWIGFEIGRWFGWNTMDSLFLGAILAISSTTIIVKALNDLKMKNERFAQLIFGVLIVEDILGIGIIALLSGIAVSGSVSSGEVFSTVGKLSLFMIVALVIGILLVPRLLAYVAKFESNEMLLITVLGLCFGFCLLVVKLEYSMVLGAFLIGAIMAESRQLLKIERLIEPVRDLFSAIFFVAIGLMIDPHVLVEYAWPIVVITLAVVLGKMLSCGMGAFIAGNDGRTSLRVGMGLSQIGEFSFIIAALGMTLQVTSDFLYPVAVAVSAITTLLTPYLIRAADPLSIRLGKVVPQRLSRVLSLYGEWLRSIQPQGEGAMLAAMIRRILLQVGVNLALVIAIFFSGGYFAVRIGAWLSEWIGDVGQQKALIWGAALLLSLPFLIAAYRKLKALSMLLAEMGVKPEMAGRHTQRVRRVIAEVIPLLSLLVIFLLLSALSASILPTSELLLIIAVVAAVVVALLWRWFVRMHTRMQVALLETLENSRDHSH; this comes from the coding sequence ATGCATGCCATAAGCTTCATCCAGGATCTGGCCGTGATCATGCTGGTCGCAGGGGTGGTAACCATTCTTTTCCACCGGCTGCGTCAGCCGGTCGTACTGGGCTACATCGTTGCCGGCTTCATCATCGGCCCCCATACCCCGCCGTTCGGCCTTATCCACGACGAAGACACCATCAAGACCCTGGCCGAGCTCGGGGTGATCTTCCTGATGTTCTGCCTGGGCCTGGAGTTCAGCCTGCGCAAGCTGTTCAAGGTCGGTGCCACGGCCTTCATCGCCGCGTTCCTCGAGATCGTGCTGATGATCTGGATCGGCTTCGAAATCGGCCGCTGGTTCGGCTGGAACACCATGGATTCGCTGTTCCTCGGCGCCATCCTGGCGATTTCCTCGACCACCATCATCGTCAAGGCGCTCAATGACCTGAAGATGAAGAACGAGCGCTTCGCGCAACTGATCTTCGGTGTGCTCATCGTCGAGGACATCCTCGGCATCGGCATCATCGCACTGCTGTCGGGCATTGCAGTCAGCGGTTCGGTGAGCTCCGGGGAGGTGTTCTCGACCGTCGGCAAGCTGTCGCTGTTCATGATCGTCGCCCTGGTCATCGGCATTCTGCTGGTGCCACGGCTATTGGCCTATGTGGCCAAGTTCGAAAGCAACGAGATGTTGCTGATCACCGTACTCGGCCTGTGTTTCGGCTTCTGCCTGCTGGTGGTCAAGCTCGAGTACAGCATGGTGCTGGGCGCCTTCCTGATCGGCGCGATCATGGCCGAATCGCGACAGTTGCTGAAGATCGAGCGCCTCATCGAGCCGGTCCGTGACCTGTTCAGCGCCATCTTCTTCGTCGCCATTGGTCTGATGATCGACCCTCACGTGCTGGTCGAGTACGCCTGGCCGATCGTGGTGATTACCCTGGCCGTGGTGCTTGGCAAGATGCTTTCGTGCGGCATGGGCGCCTTCATTGCCGGTAACGACGGGCGTACCTCGTTGCGAGTGGGCATGGGGCTGTCACAGATCGGCGAATTTTCCTTCATCATCGCGGCGCTGGGCATGACATTGCAGGTCACCAGCGACTTCCTCTACCCGGTGGCGGTCGCGGTCTCGGCCATCACCACCTTACTGACGCCTTACCTGATCCGCGCGGCCGATCCGCTGTCCATTCGTCTGGGCAAGGTCGTCCCGCAGCGCCTGTCCAGGGTGCTGTCGTTGTACGGCGAGTGGCTGCGCAGCATTCAGCCGCAAGGTGAGGGCGCCATGCTGGCGGCGATGATCCGGCGCATTCTGTTGCAGGTTGGGGTGAACCTGGCGCTGGTGATCGCGATTTTCTTCAGTGGCGGTTACTTCGCCGTGCGCATCGGCGCGTGGCTCAGCGAATGGATCGGCGATGTGGGGCAACAGAAAGCGCTGATCTGGGGCGCCGCGCTGCTGCTGTCGCTGCCCTTCCTGATCGCGGCCTACCGCAAGCTCAAGGCGCTGTCGATGTTGCTGGCGGAGATGGGCGTCAAGCCGGAAATGGCCGGGCGCCACACCCAGCGCGTGCGGCGGGTCATCGCCGAGGTGATTCCATTGCTGTCGCTGCTGGTCATCTTCCTGCTGCTGTCGGCCTTGTCGGCCAGCATTCTGCCGACCAGCGAACTGCTGCTGATCATCGCGGTGGTGGCTGCGGTGGTGGTGGCGCTGCTCTGGCGCTGGTTCGTGCGCATGCATACGCGCATGCAGGTGGCATTGTTGGAAACCCTGGAGAACAGCCGCGACCACTCGCACTGA
- a CDS encoding DUF3617 domain-containing protein — MKIRLPLIALAFGLGSPLLAHAQMLQPGLWELTTSDMQVDGKQLPDMQFMLGQLKNLPPEQRAMMEGALAKQGISVGGKGVRACLTPEQVATNDIPLQDPQSGCTQKITDRQGNVWKFQFTCPKAQGSGQATFLSDREFTTKVSGTFNASGVQQQGSMNTRALWQGKDCGNVRPRS, encoded by the coding sequence ATGAAGATTCGTCTGCCACTGATCGCCCTGGCTTTTGGCCTGGGCAGCCCGCTGCTGGCGCACGCGCAGATGCTGCAACCCGGTCTGTGGGAGCTGACCACCAGCGACATGCAGGTCGATGGCAAACAGCTACCGGACATGCAGTTCATGTTGGGCCAATTGAAGAATCTGCCACCTGAGCAGCGCGCGATGATGGAGGGCGCCCTGGCCAAGCAGGGCATCAGCGTAGGCGGCAAGGGTGTGCGTGCCTGTTTGACACCTGAGCAGGTGGCGACCAACGACATCCCTTTGCAGGACCCGCAATCGGGTTGCACGCAGAAGATCACCGACCGGCAAGGCAACGTCTGGAAGTTCCAGTTCACCTGTCCCAAGGCGCAGGGTTCAGGCCAGGCCACGTTCCTCAGTGACCGCGAGTTCACCACCAAGGTCAGCGGTACCTTCAACGCGTCCGGTGTTCAGCAGCAGGGCAGCATGAACACCCGTGCGCTCTGGCAGGGAAAAGACTGCGGCAACGTGCGTCCGCGTAGCTGA
- a CDS encoding DUF1826 domain-containing protein translates to MLALKAVDICQRQGESPQVMTEILRDDVNLAVWQRRLPVQVEDFAELVTRLDQPMSDERVIEVNEQQPPRLTGLLREAADLEGYEGFVADVTWLVEAFTCLLGARRVGLRLRVLDGAMCPRFHVDHVPLRLLTTYAGMGSEWLAEGHIDRSRLQVAQPPVDNIQRLAMGEVALLKGEKWVGNEGAGLIHRSPATPRGEKRLLLSLDWLG, encoded by the coding sequence ATGTTGGCGCTCAAGGCTGTGGATATCTGCCAGAGGCAGGGCGAGTCTCCTCAGGTCATGACCGAGATCCTTCGCGATGACGTCAATCTCGCGGTCTGGCAGCGTCGTTTACCGGTACAGGTCGAGGACTTTGCCGAGCTGGTCACTCGTCTGGATCAGCCCATGTCCGATGAGCGGGTGATCGAGGTGAATGAACAGCAACCGCCGAGGCTGACCGGACTGCTGCGCGAAGCGGCGGATCTAGAGGGGTACGAAGGGTTCGTCGCCGATGTCACCTGGCTGGTGGAGGCCTTCACCTGCCTGCTTGGCGCCCGCCGTGTAGGGCTCAGGCTGCGAGTGCTCGACGGTGCGATGTGCCCGCGGTTTCATGTCGATCACGTGCCGCTGCGCTTGCTCACTACCTACGCGGGGATGGGCAGTGAATGGCTGGCGGAAGGGCATATCGACCGCAGCCGTTTGCAGGTGGCGCAGCCGCCTGTGGATAACATCCAGCGCTTGGCGATGGGTGAGGTGGCGCTGCTCAAGGGTGAGAAATGGGTGGGCAACGAAGGGGCGGGTTTGATTCACCGCTCGCCGGCCACGCCCAGAGGCGAGAAACGATTGTTGTTGAGTCTGGACTGGCTGGGCTGA
- a CDS encoding CobW family GTP-binding protein, with amino-acid sequence MLQHIPTHVISGPLGAGKTTLIRHLMSQRPAHERWAVLVNEFGQIGLDAALLSRDERGVAIGEVAGGCLCCVNGVPFQVGLSRLLRSAKPDRLFIEPSGLGHPLQLLEQLTQAPWTGVLDVRPLVMVMDAQALARGELLAQAQLQAQLKAGVLIFNKSASVDGATRLLISSRFAEQRGIWTDQGKLDLSDLPASFANPSCLAAPSPLPVERSLPALPALWTDPERPICLAQQGEGGWSVGWRWHPTQRLDEALLSDALRRWPWKRAKGVIHSGQGWRSFNGLNGELQDWRSSEWRKDSRLELIFDHPQALEALQAAMARCQLSA; translated from the coding sequence ATGTTGCAGCATATCCCGACCCATGTGATCTCCGGCCCGCTGGGCGCTGGCAAAACCACGTTGATCCGTCATCTGATGAGCCAGCGTCCGGCGCACGAGCGCTGGGCAGTGCTGGTCAACGAGTTCGGCCAGATTGGTCTGGATGCCGCACTGCTCAGCCGCGACGAGAGGGGCGTGGCCATCGGTGAGGTGGCGGGGGGATGTCTGTGTTGCGTCAATGGCGTGCCATTCCAGGTCGGATTGAGTCGCCTGTTGCGCAGTGCCAAGCCAGACCGGCTATTCATCGAGCCTTCTGGCTTAGGCCACCCACTGCAACTGCTGGAACAGCTCACTCAGGCTCCCTGGACAGGTGTGCTGGATGTCCGCCCTCTGGTCATGGTGATGGATGCCCAGGCGCTGGCCCGCGGCGAGTTGCTTGCACAAGCCCAGTTGCAAGCACAGCTGAAGGCGGGCGTTCTGATCTTCAATAAATCGGCATCTGTGGATGGCGCCACTCGCCTGTTGATAAGTTCTCGGTTTGCCGAGCAGCGCGGTATCTGGACCGATCAGGGCAAGCTCGATCTCAGCGATCTTCCGGCTTCATTCGCGAATCCATCGTGCCTCGCGGCGCCCAGCCCTTTGCCTGTGGAACGTTCACTGCCGGCGTTGCCAGCCCTGTGGACAGATCCTGAACGCCCCATTTGCCTTGCCCAGCAAGGTGAGGGCGGCTGGAGCGTGGGTTGGCGTTGGCACCCTACTCAGCGTTTGGATGAAGCGCTGTTGAGCGACGCGCTCCGGCGTTGGCCTTGGAAGCGGGCCAAAGGGGTTATCCACAGCGGCCAAGGATGGCGTTCGTTCAATGGATTGAACGGCGAACTGCAGGACTGGCGTTCGAGCGAGTGGCGCAAGGATTCCCGCCTCGAACTGATCTTCGACCACCCGCAGGCCCTGGAGGCGCTGCAAGCTGCCATGGCGCGCTGCCAACTGAGCGCGTGA
- the cls gene encoding cardiolipin synthase, translated as MDYHSPYFFGYLLGLIHLLGIGAALHAVFTVRTAQGAIAWAMSLLFIPYLTLIPYLVFGARSFYAYIQARRQANQEMHVAMANLNWRPWVEEALAARESVSYVALRAMPKLGRMPCLANNEVKLLINGTATFEAIFAAIERASDTVLVQFFIIHDDALGQRLQQLLLRKAAEGVKIYVLFDQVGSHALPSRYSQVLREGGVQIQAFSSKRGWFNRFQVNFRNHRKIVVVDGLVGFLGGHNVGDEYVGAHPRLSPWRDTHVQVSGPVLACLQESFAEDWYWATRELPPLILPDAYPEDGVLCQVLATGPADPQETCQLFFVEAIQSATRRIWITSPYFVPDEAVVAALRLAVLRGVDVRILIPSRPDHRIVYAASSLFAFEAVRAGVRIFRYQPGFVHQKVILVDDDVSAVGSANMDNRSFRLNFEITLLTIDRAFADQVEAMLLRDFEQSREVTAEDIRDTHRLQQLGMRIARLISPIL; from the coding sequence ATGGACTACCACAGCCCTTATTTCTTCGGTTACCTGCTCGGCCTGATCCACCTGCTCGGCATCGGTGCCGCACTGCATGCGGTGTTCACCGTGCGCACGGCGCAAGGTGCCATCGCCTGGGCCATGTCGCTGCTGTTCATCCCCTACCTGACCCTCATCCCCTATCTGGTGTTTGGCGCGCGCTCCTTCTATGCCTATATCCAGGCGCGTCGCCAAGCCAACCAGGAGATGCACGTGGCGATGGCCAACCTCAACTGGCGGCCTTGGGTCGAAGAAGCCCTGGCCGCGCGCGAGTCGGTGAGCTATGTGGCGTTGCGAGCGATGCCCAAGCTGGGCCGCATGCCGTGCCTGGCCAATAACGAGGTGAAACTGCTGATCAATGGCACGGCCACCTTCGAGGCGATCTTTGCCGCCATCGAACGGGCCAGCGATACGGTGCTGGTGCAGTTCTTCATCATCCACGACGACGCCCTCGGCCAGCGCTTGCAACAACTGCTGCTGCGCAAGGCTGCCGAAGGCGTGAAGATCTATGTGCTGTTCGATCAGGTGGGCAGCCATGCCCTGCCCTCGCGTTACAGCCAAGTACTGCGAGAAGGTGGGGTACAGATCCAGGCCTTCTCTTCGAAGCGCGGCTGGTTCAACCGCTTCCAGGTCAACTTCCGCAATCACCGCAAGATCGTGGTGGTGGATGGGTTGGTCGGATTTCTGGGTGGACACAACGTCGGCGACGAGTACGTGGGTGCACACCCGCGTCTGTCGCCCTGGCGAGACACCCATGTCCAGGTCAGCGGACCGGTTCTGGCGTGCCTGCAGGAGTCGTTCGCCGAGGACTGGTACTGGGCCACCCGTGAATTGCCGCCACTGATCCTGCCCGATGCCTATCCCGAAGACGGCGTGCTGTGTCAGGTACTCGCCACCGGACCCGCCGACCCACAGGAGACCTGCCAACTGTTCTTCGTCGAGGCCATTCAGTCAGCCACTCGACGCATCTGGATCACCAGCCCCTACTTCGTGCCCGACGAAGCCGTGGTGGCTGCGCTGCGCCTGGCGGTACTGCGCGGTGTGGATGTGCGCATCCTGATTCCCAGCCGACCAGACCATCGCATCGTCTACGCGGCCTCCAGCCTGTTCGCCTTCGAGGCAGTGCGTGCCGGGGTGAGGATATTCCGCTATCAACCCGGTTTCGTGCACCAGAAAGTGATTCTGGTGGATGACGACGTCAGCGCCGTCGGCAGCGCCAACATGGACAACCGCTCGTTCAGGCTGAATTTCGAGATCACCTTGCTGACCATCGACCGTGCATTCGCCGATCAGGTGGAGGCCATGCTGCTGCGTGATTTCGAGCAGTCGCGGGAGGTCACCGCCGAGGACATCCGCGATACCCACCGCCTACAGCAATTGGGCATGCGCATCGCCCGACTGATCTCACCCATCCTGTAA
- a CDS encoding DUF3301 domain-containing protein yields MLTLENLFVLMLLATAGAWLWHNHGLREKALERVKQHCAKLDLELLDDAVALKRIGFVRDAKGRKRLARIYAFEFTVTGEQRHPGSVTQFGAHTMQIELAPYPFEINTAPRGDNVIEMQQWRQEHNRWRN; encoded by the coding sequence ATGTTGACCCTGGAGAACCTGTTCGTCCTGATGCTGTTGGCGACGGCTGGCGCCTGGCTGTGGCATAACCACGGCTTGCGCGAGAAGGCACTCGAGCGGGTCAAGCAGCATTGCGCCAAGCTCGACTTGGAACTGCTCGACGACGCCGTGGCGCTCAAACGCATCGGCTTCGTGCGTGATGCCAAGGGCCGCAAGCGCCTGGCACGTATCTATGCCTTCGAATTCACGGTCACCGGAGAGCAACGGCATCCTGGTAGCGTGACCCAGTTCGGTGCCCATACGATGCAGATCGAACTGGCGCCTTATCCGTTCGAGATCAACACGGCGCCGCGCGGCGACAACGTCATCGAAATGCAGCAGTGGCGCCAGGAACACAACCGCTGGCGCAACTGA
- the folE2 gene encoding GTP cyclohydrolase FolE2, whose protein sequence is MTSLTLPDIAAQTSPTLQPLDWVGMRGIALPVQLGGRTLSAWADAGVSLDDGESRGIHMSRLYLALEALEHTELTPLALRQLLAHFLDTHDGLSSSAYVRLKFDCMLKRPALISPLEGWKRYPVILDARIENEMFHVEQYVEIPYSSTCPCSAALARQLIQQQFLNDFANQPADIQAVLQWLGSTAGIVATPHSQRSQAAVRVRLQDTLQTLPVEALIDAVESALGTAVQTAVKRADEQAFALANGQNLMFCEDAARRIHHALRGLAWCSGFDLRVEHAESLHAHDAVAESRWQW, encoded by the coding sequence ATGACCAGCCTGACGCTTCCCGACATCGCCGCACAAACCAGCCCGACGCTGCAGCCCTTGGACTGGGTCGGTATGCGCGGCATCGCTTTGCCGGTGCAACTGGGCGGCCGCACCTTGAGCGCCTGGGCCGATGCAGGTGTGAGCCTTGACGATGGGGAATCACGCGGCATTCACATGTCGCGCCTGTACCTGGCCTTGGAGGCGCTGGAGCACACTGAACTGACGCCACTGGCTTTGCGCCAATTGCTGGCCCATTTTCTCGACACCCATGACGGCCTGTCATCGTCGGCCTATGTGCGTCTGAAGTTCGACTGCATGCTCAAGCGTCCTGCGCTGATCAGTCCACTGGAGGGATGGAAGCGCTACCCCGTCATCCTCGACGCAAGGATCGAAAACGAGATGTTCCACGTGGAACAATACGTTGAAATCCCTTACTCCTCGACCTGCCCCTGCTCGGCGGCCCTGGCTCGACAGCTGATTCAGCAGCAATTCCTCAACGACTTCGCCAATCAGCCAGCAGATATCCAAGCGGTCCTGCAATGGCTGGGAAGCACTGCGGGAATCGTCGCGACACCGCATAGCCAGCGCAGCCAGGCAGCCGTGAGAGTACGCCTGCAGGACACACTACAAACCCTGCCGGTCGAAGCGCTGATCGATGCCGTAGAAAGCGCACTGGGCACGGCTGTACAAACGGCGGTGAAACGCGCCGACGAACAAGCCTTCGCGTTGGCGAACGGGCAAAACCTGATGTTCTGCGAAGACGCGGCGCGACGTATTCATCACGCGCTACGCGGATTGGCATGGTGCAGCGGCTTCGACCTGCGCGTGGAACATGCAGAAAGTCTGCACGCCCACGATGCAGTAGCTGAAAGCCGCTGGCAGTGGTGA